The window AGTTACAATCAGCAAACAAAgatttgaaaacattgaaTTATTCTCCTCCATCAATTTGGGAACTACTAAAGTTAAATGCACGAGAATGGCCTTATGCAATACTAGGATCCATAGGAGCAATTCTTGCAGGCATTCAAGCTCCTTTGTTTGCTCTTGGCATAACTCATGTCCTATCTGCATTTTATTCTCCCCATCATTCTCAAATCAAAGAAGAGGTCCATCATGTCGCTTTCATGTTTGTTGGAGTTGCTATTTTCACCATTCCTATATATCTGCTGCAACACTACTTCTACACATTAATGGGAGAGAGACTTACAGCCCGTGTTCGTTTGCTGTTGTTCTCAGGTTTTTTCGTTTTACAATTTGTTTGGATTCTTTTTCATCCAATTTTATCTAATGCCTGTCATTAATCATTTACAGCTATCCTTTCCAATGAAGTTGgttggtttgattttgatgagAACAACACCGGAGCATTGACATCAATCTTGGCATCCAATGCAACGTTAGTAAGAAGTGCACTGGCCGACCGTATATCGACGATCGTGCAAAATGTAGCGCTTACTGTGTCTGCATTTGTTATTGCCTTTATATTCAGTTGGCGCCTTGCAGCTGTTGTTGTAGCTTCTTTGCCCCTTCTTATTGGAGCCTCAATAACTGAGGTAACTTCCAAAGTTCACTGAAAACGATTAAGACATGTCTGTTTTCTGCTAAAGTTTAGACATTTCATATTACATTCTTGGCTCAGATTGATGACTTCTTTCATTGAATCTGCAGCAACTATTTCTCAAGGGATTTGGTGGAGACTATGGTCAAGCATATAACCGGGCAACAGCTGTAGCACATGAAGCCATCGCCAATATACGCACAGTTGCGGCATTTGGTGCTGAAGAAAAGATCTCAAGTCAATTTGCTTTTGAATTGAACAAACCCAACAAGCAGGCCTTTCTGAGAGGTCATGTTGCTGGCTTTGGCTATGGGATATCACAATTCTTTGCATTTTGTTCCTATGCACTTGGCCTTTGGTATGCATCAACTCTTATCAAACATAGACACTCAAACTTTGGGGACATCATGAAATCTTTCATGGTTTTGATAATCACATCATTGGCAATAGCAGAAACCCTGGCTCTTACACCTGATATTGTAAAAGGCTCACAAGCATTAGGATCAGTCTTTAATATCCTCCATCGAAAAACGATCATAGATTCCAACAATCCATCAGCCGAAATGGTAACTAACATCATAGGTGACATTGAATTCAATAACGTGAGTTTTAAGTACCCTGCAAGACCAGATATCACAGTTTTTGAGGACTTGAATCTAAGAGTTTCTGCAGGCAAGAGTCTTGCTGTTGTTGGACAAAGTGGGTCGGGAAAGAGCACTGTGATTGCATTGGTGATGAGATTCTACGATCCCATTTCAGGAACGATCTTGATCGACGGTCGTGACATTAAAAGCTTAAACTTGAGATCACTGAGGATGAAAATTGGGTTGGTTCAACAAGAACCAGCATTGTTTTCCACAACAATATATGAAAACATCAAATATGGGAATCAGGAGGCATCAGAAATCGAAGTAATGAAAGCAGCCAAGGCAGCAAATGCTCATGGCTTCATTAGCCGAATGCCAAATAGCTATCAAACGCACGTTGGCGACCGAGGAGTGCAACTCTCAGGAGGGCAGAAGCAGAGGGTGGCAATTGCTAGAGCAATACTAAAAGATCCTTCCATTCTTCTGTTGGATGAAGCAACAAGTGCATTGGATGCAGCCTCTGAGAGGCAAGTGCAAGAGGCTCTTGACAGGTTAATGGAAGGCCGAACAACAATTCTTGTGGCACACCGGCTTACGACCATCCGCGATGCCAACAGAATAGCCGTGCTCAAAAGTGGTAGAGTGGTTGAGATTGGCAGCCATGATAGCTTACTGAAGAACCCCCACAGTATCTATAAACAGTTGGTAAATTTGCAACATGAAACGACTGTGCAATCGCTTGAGTAGTTAGTTTTGGTATTGTATATGATGAAATCATCTCTCAGGAGGTCGAGATTGCAAAACagtttgagagagagagagagcttaGCAAGTTTCAAGGTTTCTGCAGAAAACATTTCCCATGGCAATGTCAAGTAAATATCTTGCTGTAATCTCTTCTCTCAAGTCTCACTCACTTTGTGTAAATTCTATATTTGGAAGTGAATACATGAACCCCAACATTACAGACTTAATCGTACAAGTGCTTTTTGTAAGCGAACATCTTTCCAGTTTTTTACTAAATAGGAGCATTTGACTCTTcatgttttattgttttttcaaaatctcaaaTCACATTTTTGGAGCAAactttacttttagtttttgaaacgatggggtttttaaaaattatagagCAAAATGTAATTTCCCCCTCAAATTTGAAGgtgatgaaatttgaaattgaaccCTCCAATCTTTAaggtttaaaaaatgattCCAAATAGTCTTTTAAGGCTAATTTGAACTCATAGTTTACTAATGGTCAAATGATCATCAAAAGGATGAGTTCGTTAGTTGATTTTCCTTCTATTTACCTCTTCTCTACcatctttttaacttttcttgtGGAGTCTTATCAATAGACAATAAAAGGCCCTACCATGTAGGTTGATTTGGAAAAAAGAATCGTACTAACTTCGTTCATTGTTTAGTcagatgaaataaatgaataataatttgttgatGCATCAAATTATGAGTATATTGTAGGATAATTCTTTTTGCCGTAAACTCGAGATGCGCCACCATCTCCGTCCATTAGTTAGTGTCAGGTAATTGTTGCAAGGGCTTGTTTGTACAAATGGGCTTTGTCCTTTAGCATATAGCGGTTAGGTGCTGCTGCCAAAGCTTGGAGGTAGAATCCAAGTACAATTTAGGAGTCATGTTTTACCTTTTATGgaagaataattaaataggcagaaattttggagataattaatttgaagttgATTTTCTAACCAAATTGACTATGATTACTTTCGTAACGTTCAAGCTGATTCCAACGATGATTCCAGCGATGAAAGGGCGACCCACTATTGGATTTTTCcttaaatttagtatttttttaatctttgagttttgttttaattaagtctcttgatttgaaaatgtacAATTTTATCCATAACTTcgatttaagttttgtttcaattttgttttttttcgcTAAAAACCTTAATTTTTCgctaaaaacaaattaatttctgTCCTTAGTATTAATGTATATGTCCTTAGTATTAATGTATATGTCCTTAGTATTAATgtatattgattaattaagcAATTGAGTTTCACTAATTGTTTTCACccacaaaaattaatttttaaattttaaattagaaaacattAGTGCAAGAAAGCTTGCATTTAAGAAAAtctaagattaaaaaatagagtaaattggtaacattttgaaaacgaagCATAAACCAAACCTAAAATCTAGGCCAAAAAGGGTTTTTCCCTAAAATTTGTagttacatttattttaaatcataaatttgaaaattatttttgagcTCCATTTGCAAAGtggaattatatataaaagaatatctatttatttaacattaaaaaagaCAACTAATTCTCAAATCTCATAGCATCATGccaataaaaactaattttctacACCCGTCATAACACTTTTGCTATGTTCTAAATAGAAGTATTTGTTCGAATGTCCCTTCCAACCCACATTTGTTGAATCCATGACTCATGATCATGAATCTCAATTTTCTCACTTCTTTGTCACTCAACCTCCTAAATGTTGCTAACCCCTTTTGATAACTCTGTCttgatttcaaaatcactatatattattcataattttaaaattgtgatgtcttttgaaattacaaaaaaactatgaaaaataattaagatataGCGATAATAGAAGGTCGAATCGCaaagatattgaaaaaacGTGAACCATAGTTATCTACATATAAAACgttttcaaataaagtaagaagtaaattttgtttgagttaGAAATGGTGAGTCATTAATCATGATACAGATTTGAGAATGAACATGGGATCCAAAAAATTGCATCTTTTAttccttaaaagaaaaaaatactataaaactatataataacGAATAATGATAGTGTTTGGATATGGGAATAAAGAAGGAAAGGTTGATCAGTCATCAGCCACGATTTGGCGCCAGAATAGGCAGCCGTACAAATTACTCATTACCAATCCATCTTAACGACTTCCCTTTCGGTaattagagaaattgaaattattgaatttgcTGTCAAAATCGTTTTTGCTTGCGACAGAAAGAGGAAGGGCTCTGTCGCCGGCGAGGCTCTGCTGTCTTTTTTTCACATTTCGATCTTCTCCGATAGAGGGAAAGAGGATATGTTATCGGTGGGAATTGAAGACGAAGAGAAATGGCTGGCCGAAGGAATCGCCGGAATTCAACACAATGCCTTCTACATGCATCAAGCCATGGTATCTCcaactcttttgttttttttttttttttcaaattcaaacctTCAATTCTATTGAAAAAAGCAAACCCTAATCTCTCCGTTATTGACGTTTATCATCTCAGGATGCGAACAGTCTCAGAGAAGGACTTAAATACTCGGCTCAGATGCTTTCAGAACTTCGAACTTCGAAGCTTTCACCACACAGATATTACGAACTCTGTAAATTTCTCTTTACCAATAAATTAATCCTTTGTGTAACGACTGGATCGATTCCTTGAAATGAGATttgatatatgtatttttttttatttttacggCGTCTTAGATATGCGAGCCTTTGACGAATTGAGGATGTTGGAGATATTTTTTAAGGACGAAAGCAGGCATGGTGTAACGGTCGTCGATCTTTATGAACTTGTGCAACACGCCGGGAATATATTGCCCAGACTGTGAGTGAACATTGACTAGCGTCCTTAGGGCGTCACATTTAAGCTAATTAGTAATGCTTTATCATCTTCCTTAACCTTTTGATGGCTTCCTTGTTCTGgtgaaagtattttttttttttgccatgtCCTATCTGCATCAGTGgatttttcattattgtttttcctttctgCATCTAGGTATCTCCTTTGTACGGTTGGGTCAGTGTATATGAAATCTAAGGAGGTCCCTGCAAAGGAGGTCCTCAAAGATCTCGTGGAAATGTGCCGTGGAGTTCAACATCCAATACGTGGTCTCTTTCTCAGACACTATCTAGCTCAAGTCAGTAGGGACATATTGCTAGATATTAATTCTGAGGGCGAAGGGTAATATGATTGCTTAGTCCGAGCTGTTTACCTTTTCATTTTGAAGGCAGATGTGCATTCTCGAATGTGATTACTTTACTTCACATTTATACATCTAATTTTTTACATAAACGGTTTTGATAGAGAACACCAAcagatgaaaatttaattgatagaAACTAGTTTAAAATGTGAACATGTGTTTTAAAAACTCTTAGCTATTCCAAGCtgttagaaattaaaacattattttcagATGGATTGCATGAAATAAAAATGCTCTCTTCTCTCTCCTGCCCTTCTCCACCCATCAAACCATAACCGCTCCTCCACCATGTGCCC of the Cucumis sativus cultivar 9930 chromosome 3, Cucumber_9930_V3, whole genome shotgun sequence genome contains:
- the LOC101221121 gene encoding ABC transporter B family member 13 isoform X2, which produces MQTGERQTARLRMKYLNSILKKDINFFDTEAKDFNIMFHISSDMVLVQDAIGDKTGHAMRYFSQFIVGFAIGFTSVWKLTLLTLAIVPLVAIAGVAYTVIMSTLSQKGEAAYAQAGKTAEEVIAQIRTVYSYVGESKALEKYSESLQNALKLGKRSGFAKGFGVGFTYSLLFCAWALLLWYASILVLHHETNGGKAFTTIINVIFSGFALGQAMPNLAAIAKGRVAAANIFSMIDADYESSSRSNNGVALSSVAGKIEFSEVSFAYPSRPQLIFDKLSFSISAGRTVAVVGPSGSGKSTIVSMVQRFYEPSSGKILLDGHDLRTLELKWLRRQMGLVSQEPALFNTTIAANILFGQENATMDEIIAAAEVANAHSFIQELPDGYSTQVGERGIQLSGGQKQRIAIARAVLRNPKILLLDEATSALDSESELIVQQALVRIMLNRTTIIIAHRLSTIQEADTIFVLKNGQIVESGNHSELMSKNGEYAALESLQLPGQVNDSSIISPPGSSRHSSFQEAFSSHNSILDSKSFRETKLQSANKDLKTLNYSPPSIWELLKLNAREWPYAILGSIGAILAGIQAPLFALGITHVLSAFYSPHHSQIKEEVHHVAFMFVGVAIFTIPIYLLQHYFYTLMGERLTARVRLLLFSAILSNEVGWFDFDENNTGALTSILASNATLVRSALADRISTIVQNVALTVSAFVIAFIFSWRLAAVVVASLPLLIGASITEQLFLKGFGGDYGQAYNRATAVAHEAIANIRTVAAFGAEEKISSQFAFELNKPNKQAFLRGHVAGFGYGISQFFAFCSYALGLWYASTLIKHRHSNFGDIMKSFMVLIITSLAIAETLALTPDIVKGSQALGSVFNILHRKTIIDSNNPSAEMVTNIIGDIEFNNVSFKYPARPDITVFEDLNLRVSAGKSLAVVGQSGSGKSTVIALVMRFYDPISGTILIDGRDIKSLNLRSLRMKIGLVQQEPALFSTTIYENIKYGNQEASEIEVMKAAKAANAHGFISRMPNSYQTHVGDRGVQLSGGQKQRVAIARAILKDPSILLLDEATSALDAASERQVQEALDRLMEGRTTILVAHRLTTIRDANRIAVLKSGRVVEIGSHDSLLKNPHSIYKQLVNLQHETTVQSLE